The genomic DNA CACCGTGATGGGCGGCCAGCGGGTGCCCCTGCCCAAGTTCTCCGCGCTCCTGCCCACGACCCAGACCGAGGGGGACTTCGAGGAGATGGGCCTGACCATGGGCGAGTCGTGCGGCAACGTGCGCGAGCTGCTCCCGGCCGCCACCCTCGTCGCGTCGATGGCGGAGGAAGCCCGCGCGGTGCTCACCGCGCTCGCCCGTCCCACGGACTGAGCGGGCGGAAGGACACACCCCGGCGGGTCCTGTGAAGGCCCGAGGCCTCTGGTAGAAGCGGCCGCCATGACGACCGACGTCCTGATGCTGTCCTACTCCGGCTGCGACACCTGCAAGAAGGCCTCGCGGTGGCTCGAGCAACACGGAATCACCCCCCGCGTGCGCCCCATCGTCGAGGAGCCGCCCACCCCCGCCGAGCTCGCGAAGTGGGTGCCCCAAAGTGGGCTGTCCGTGCGCAAGTGGCTCAACACCAGTGG from Melittangium boletus DSM 14713 includes the following:
- a CDS encoding arsenate reductase family protein: MTTDVLMLSYSGCDTCKKASRWLEQHGITPRVRPIVEEPPTPAELAKWVPQSGLSVRKWLNTSGQSYRALGKATVDAASDATLVEWLAADGKLVKRPVLVRGSRVLVGFKPEAYAELFPDT